From a region of the Paraburkholderia caribensis genome:
- a CDS encoding GNAT family N-acetyltransferase → MCLQNEEAGVPDPNRNDVIDYRPFTSDDIAAGHALSSAVRWRHRPDDWRFAARIGRGFVAEDASGVIGTALAWRFGREAATLGMIIVTPERQRSGVGRKLIELLMNELGPRTLLIHASPAGLSLCETLGFQRIGTINQHQGAAFQPPLVSLPPGERLRPLGVNDAPRLVELASRASGLDRSDLLPALLDIASGIALDRDGELIGFALFRRFGDGHVIGPVVAPDSPDFSRAKALISHWLALHAGMFVRIDTPAEFGLSSWLEGLGLPHVDSIEKMMRNGPLPVDAQFKQFALTSQAVW, encoded by the coding sequence ATGTGTCTTCAGAACGAGGAGGCCGGCGTGCCCGACCCAAACAGGAACGATGTGATCGACTATCGCCCTTTCACCTCCGACGACATCGCGGCAGGGCACGCGCTATCCAGCGCCGTCCGATGGCGGCATCGTCCCGACGACTGGCGCTTCGCGGCGCGCATCGGCCGGGGCTTCGTCGCCGAAGACGCGAGCGGCGTGATCGGCACCGCGCTTGCGTGGCGTTTCGGACGTGAAGCGGCGACGCTCGGCATGATCATCGTCACGCCCGAGCGGCAGCGAAGCGGCGTCGGACGCAAGCTGATCGAGCTGTTGATGAACGAACTCGGCCCGCGCACGTTGCTGATCCATGCGAGCCCGGCGGGCCTGTCGCTGTGCGAGACACTGGGCTTTCAGCGCATCGGCACGATCAATCAGCATCAGGGCGCGGCGTTCCAGCCGCCGCTCGTTTCGCTGCCGCCGGGCGAGCGTCTGCGCCCGCTCGGCGTCAACGACGCACCGCGTCTAGTCGAACTCGCTTCGCGCGCAAGCGGACTGGACCGGAGCGATCTGCTGCCGGCGCTGCTCGATATCGCAAGCGGCATAGCGCTCGATCGCGACGGCGAGCTGATCGGCTTTGCACTGTTCAGGCGTTTCGGCGACGGGCATGTGATCGGGCCCGTCGTCGCGCCCGACTCGCCGGATTTCAGCCGCGCGAAGGCGCTCATCAGTCACTGGCTCGCGCTGCACGCAGGCATGTTCGTGCGGATCGATACGCCCGCCGAGTTCGGCCTTTCGTCGTGGCTCGAGGGACTTGGGCTGCCGCATGTGGATAGCATCGAGAAGATGATGCGCAATGGACCGCTTCCTGTCGATGCGCAGTTCAAGCAGTTCGCGCTTACGAGCCAGGCGGTGTGGTGA
- a CDS encoding aldehyde dehydrogenase family protein — protein sequence MDRFDPATIGVRSGHFIGGSYVDDDLGPRIEVARPSDGVLYASVPVADAATIDRAVQNAWAAWRTSGWARIAPRERARVLRRFADLVAADVETLAPLEALGSTRPIRDAFNWDVPFTAEGIRFYAEFADKVGGDVAATDHDHLGMTIAEPYGVVAAIAPWNFPLVMASWKIAPALAAGNAVVLKPSEMTPFSVLRLAELAVEAGVPPGIFNVVQGDGRTTGDALVRHPRIAKVTFTGSTRTGAAIMAACAETGTKPVTLELGGKSPQIVFADAPRIDDVARRIAGAITTNAGQVCVAGSRLLVERSIADELAVCIQRIFGELKAGATWTPGTTLPPIISEPQAARIEAIVERSVASGAVLRCGGHRADASVPGAFYTPTLLTHVTPQTDAVRDEIFGPVLTLQTFDTEDEALELAAHPDYGLAAGVHTADLGRALRMVRGIEAGTVWVNRYGRTSDFMIPTGGYKRSGLGKDLGRQAYEANLRFKSVLIDVRV from the coding sequence ATGGACCGTTTCGATCCCGCAACGATCGGCGTGCGCAGTGGACATTTCATCGGCGGCTCCTATGTCGATGATGACCTTGGCCCGCGCATCGAGGTAGCGCGCCCATCCGATGGCGTGCTGTACGCATCGGTGCCTGTCGCCGACGCCGCCACCATCGACCGCGCCGTGCAGAACGCATGGGCGGCATGGCGCACGAGCGGCTGGGCGCGCATCGCGCCGCGCGAACGTGCGCGTGTGCTGCGGCGTTTCGCCGACCTCGTCGCCGCGGACGTGGAGACGCTCGCGCCGCTCGAAGCACTCGGCTCGACGCGGCCCATTCGCGACGCGTTCAACTGGGACGTGCCGTTCACCGCGGAAGGCATCCGCTTCTACGCGGAGTTCGCCGACAAGGTCGGCGGCGACGTTGCCGCCACCGATCACGATCATCTCGGCATGACCATCGCCGAACCGTACGGCGTGGTCGCCGCAATCGCGCCGTGGAATTTTCCGCTCGTGATGGCGTCGTGGAAGATCGCCCCCGCGCTCGCGGCGGGCAACGCGGTCGTGCTGAAGCCCTCGGAGATGACGCCGTTTTCTGTGCTGAGGCTTGCCGAACTGGCCGTCGAAGCAGGCGTGCCGCCCGGCATTTTCAATGTCGTGCAAGGCGACGGGCGCACGACAGGCGACGCGCTCGTGCGCCATCCGCGCATCGCGAAGGTGACGTTTACCGGCTCGACGCGCACGGGCGCGGCGATCATGGCCGCCTGCGCCGAGACGGGCACGAAGCCCGTCACGCTCGAACTGGGCGGCAAGAGCCCGCAGATCGTATTCGCCGACGCGCCGCGTATCGACGATGTCGCGCGCCGTATTGCTGGCGCGATCACAACCAACGCGGGGCAGGTATGCGTCGCGGGTTCGCGGCTGCTGGTCGAACGGTCGATCGCGGACGAACTGGCCGTATGCATCCAGCGCATATTCGGCGAACTGAAGGCCGGCGCGACCTGGACGCCAGGCACGACGCTGCCGCCGATCATTTCCGAACCGCAAGCGGCGCGCATCGAAGCCATCGTGGAGCGCAGCGTCGCGAGCGGCGCGGTTTTGCGTTGCGGCGGGCATCGCGCGGACGCGTCGGTGCCGGGCGCGTTTTACACGCCGACCTTGCTCACCCACGTCACGCCGCAAACGGACGCCGTGCGCGACGAAATCTTCGGTCCGGTGCTGACCTTGCAGACCTTCGACACCGAAGACGAAGCGCTCGAACTCGCCGCGCATCCCGACTACGGCCTCGCAGCGGGCGTGCATACGGCGGATCTCGGCCGCGCGCTGCGCATGGTGCGCGGCATCGAGGCGGGCACGGTATGGGTGAACCGTTACGGCCGCACCAGCGACTTCATGATCCCGACGGGCGGCTACAAGCGCTCGGGGCTGGGCAAGGATCTGGGGCGGCAGGCGTACGAAGCGAACCTGCGCTTCAAGAGCGTGCTGATCGACGTTCGCGTCTGA
- a CDS encoding haloacid dehalogenase type II — translation MIDFEPKYITFDCYGTLTKFRMADMAREMFADRLHGAELEQFVAFFAGYRRDEVLGAWKPYRDVVVNSVRRACKRMNIEFNEAEAEKFYLAVPTWGPHPDVPEGLSRLAKKYKLVILSNASNDQIQSNVDKLGAPFHRVFTAQQAQSYKPRMQGFEYMFDQLNCNPQDVLHVSSSLRYDLMTAHDMGIKHKAFVNRGHEPGTPYYEYYEVDTIGGLATKLGL, via the coding sequence ATGATCGATTTCGAGCCGAAGTACATCACGTTCGACTGCTACGGCACGCTGACGAAATTCCGCATGGCCGACATGGCTCGCGAAATGTTTGCCGACCGCCTGCACGGCGCGGAGCTGGAGCAATTCGTCGCTTTCTTCGCCGGCTATCGCCGCGATGAAGTGCTCGGCGCATGGAAGCCGTACCGCGACGTGGTCGTCAACTCGGTGCGCCGTGCGTGCAAGCGCATGAACATCGAGTTCAATGAAGCGGAAGCCGAAAAGTTCTATCTGGCCGTGCCGACCTGGGGCCCGCACCCGGACGTGCCTGAAGGCCTGTCGCGGCTGGCGAAGAAGTACAAGCTGGTGATCCTGTCGAATGCTTCGAACGATCAGATCCAGAGCAACGTCGACAAGCTCGGCGCACCGTTCCATCGCGTGTTCACCGCGCAGCAGGCGCAATCGTACAAGCCGCGCATGCAGGGCTTCGAATACATGTTCGACCAGTTGAACTGCAATCCGCAAGACGTGCTCCATGTGTCGTCGAGCCTACGCTACGACCTGATGACGGCGCACGACATGGGCATCAAGCACAAGGCCTTCGTCAACCGCGGCCACGAGCCCGGCACGCCGTACTACGAGTACTACGAAGTCGACACGATCGGCGGCCTCGCCACGAAGCTCGGCCTTTGA
- a CDS encoding NAD(P)/FAD-dependent oxidoreductase produces the protein MKLDSYWLDTAPTGIQVSEGPVEGHVDVAVIGGGFTGLSAALALGKRGASVAVLDAGRIGGGASGRNGGQCNTGVAQDYAALRAQLGVERAQGCYRAYAAAVDTVERLIRDEQIDCDYLASGKLKLAARPHHLAHLEQTAELIQREVDPQVEIVTRDRIRSEVDSDSFYGGLLQKRGGQMHMGRFAAGLANAATRNGARLFEHATVTAIAKDRGAYRIDSSRGTLRAQQVLIATGPSRHGPFGWYRRRLAPVGSFIVVTEPLPADHLARLLPQRRSYTTSRLMHNYFRVTPDSRLLFGGRARFTASEQPSDAKSGRILQANLAATFPSLAGARIDYCWGGLVDITADRLPRAGQHDGLYFSMGYSGHGTQMSTHMGQVMADVMGGNAAANPWRDFDWPAIPGHTGKPWFLPLVGAYYQIKDVFY, from the coding sequence ATGAAACTCGACTCCTACTGGCTCGACACCGCGCCCACCGGCATTCAGGTGAGCGAGGGACCCGTCGAAGGCCATGTCGACGTCGCCGTGATCGGCGGCGGCTTCACCGGGCTGTCCGCCGCGCTGGCGCTCGGCAAGCGCGGCGCGTCGGTGGCGGTGCTGGATGCGGGGCGGATCGGCGGCGGCGCGTCGGGGCGCAACGGCGGCCAGTGCAACACGGGCGTCGCGCAGGACTATGCGGCGCTTCGTGCGCAGTTGGGCGTCGAACGCGCGCAGGGTTGTTATCGCGCGTATGCGGCCGCCGTCGATACCGTCGAACGCCTGATCCGCGACGAGCAGATCGATTGCGACTATCTCGCGTCGGGCAAGCTGAAGCTCGCCGCCAGGCCGCACCATCTCGCGCATCTCGAACAGACGGCCGAATTGATCCAGCGCGAAGTCGATCCCCAGGTCGAGATCGTCACGCGCGACCGGATTCGCAGCGAAGTCGATTCGGACAGTTTTTACGGCGGCCTGCTGCAAAAGCGTGGCGGGCAGATGCACATGGGCAGGTTCGCCGCCGGGCTGGCGAACGCGGCAACACGCAACGGCGCACGGCTATTCGAGCATGCCACCGTCACGGCGATCGCGAAGGATCGCGGCGCGTATCGGATCGATTCGTCGCGCGGGACGTTGCGCGCGCAGCAGGTGCTGATCGCGACGGGGCCTTCGCGGCACGGACCGTTCGGCTGGTATCGGCGCAGGCTCGCGCCCGTCGGCTCGTTCATCGTCGTGACGGAGCCGCTGCCCGCCGATCACCTTGCGCGCCTGTTGCCGCAGCGCCGTTCGTACACGACCAGCCGTCTGATGCACAACTATTTCCGCGTCACGCCCGATTCGCGTTTGCTGTTCGGCGGGCGCGCGCGCTTCACCGCTTCCGAGCAGCCGTCCGACGCGAAGAGCGGCCGCATCCTGCAGGCGAATCTCGCGGCGACGTTTCCGAGCCTCGCGGGCGCGCGCATCGACTATTGCTGGGGCGGACTCGTCGATATCACGGCGGACCGTCTGCCGCGCGCCGGACAGCACGACGGCCTGTACTTTTCGATGGGCTACAGCGGCCATGGCACGCAGATGTCGACGCACATGGGCCAGGTGATGGCCGACGTGATGGGCGGCAATGCGGCGGCGAACCCGTGGCGCGATTTCGATTGGCCCGCGATTCCGGGACATACGGGCAAGCCGTGGTTCCTGCCGCTCGTCGGCGCGTATTACCAGATCAAAGACGTTTTTTATTGA
- a CDS encoding ABC transporter substrate-binding protein codes for MSNDKSPEAVAHAGIRLEELTRRGASRREVLRAMAAGGLMSLTGAGLLATSGAAFAQQAKPRQGGKIRVATQSSSSADTLDPAKGALGTDYVRANMFYNGLTELDPHLGAKMALAESLETKDATVWVVKLRSGVQFHDGKTLTPNDVIYSLMRHKDPAVASKAKTLADQIKEAKATGPNEVTITLEGANADLPVILATSHFLIVKDGTTDFKTAVGTGPFKLKEFAPGVRTVGVRNEKYWKPGMPHLDEVELIGLGEESARVNALLSGDVQLINAVSPRSTARIKGTPGFSVLETKTGQYTDLIMRDEGGITGTTDFRRGLTHLMDREQIRRAVFLGYGSIGNDQPIDPTNKYYLKGLPQRPFDPEKAKFYFQKAKLGSAPVQLYASPAAEGSVEMAMLLQQVAPQAGLNLQVVRVPSDGYWSNHWMKHPLGYGNINARPSADVLFTQFFKSDAPWNEANWKNPKFDQMLIAARGEPDDTKRKQIYGDMQQLVHDDGGIGIPMFQSSLDAHSSKLKGLGSIPLAGLMGFMFAENVWLEA; via the coding sequence ATGAGCAACGATAAATCGCCTGAAGCAGTCGCCCACGCCGGCATCCGGCTCGAAGAGTTGACGCGGCGCGGCGCATCGCGGCGCGAGGTCCTGCGCGCGATGGCGGCGGGCGGACTGATGTCGCTGACGGGCGCAGGTCTGCTCGCGACCAGCGGCGCCGCATTCGCACAGCAGGCCAAGCCCAGGCAGGGCGGCAAGATTCGCGTGGCGACGCAGTCGTCGTCGTCGGCCGATACGCTCGACCCCGCGAAGGGCGCACTCGGCACCGACTATGTGCGCGCCAACATGTTCTACAACGGTCTGACGGAACTCGACCCGCACCTCGGCGCGAAGATGGCGCTCGCAGAGTCGCTGGAAACGAAGGACGCGACCGTGTGGGTCGTCAAGTTGCGCAGCGGCGTGCAATTCCATGACGGCAAGACGCTCACGCCGAACGACGTGATCTATTCGCTGATGCGTCACAAGGACCCGGCCGTTGCGTCGAAAGCGAAGACGCTCGCCGACCAGATCAAGGAAGCGAAGGCGACGGGCCCGAACGAAGTGACGATCACGCTCGAAGGCGCGAACGCGGACCTGCCCGTGATTCTCGCTACGTCGCACTTCCTGATCGTCAAGGACGGCACGACCGACTTCAAGACTGCCGTCGGCACGGGGCCGTTCAAGCTCAAGGAGTTTGCGCCGGGCGTGCGCACGGTCGGCGTGCGCAACGAGAAGTACTGGAAGCCCGGCATGCCGCATCTCGACGAAGTGGAGTTGATCGGCCTCGGCGAGGAATCGGCGCGTGTGAATGCGCTGCTTTCCGGCGACGTGCAACTGATCAACGCCGTCAGCCCGCGTTCGACGGCGCGCATCAAGGGCACGCCCGGCTTCTCCGTGCTCGAGACGAAGACCGGCCAGTACACCGACCTGATCATGCGCGATGAAGGCGGCATTACGGGCACCACGGACTTCCGCCGTGGCCTGACGCACCTGATGGATCGCGAGCAGATTCGCCGCGCGGTGTTCCTCGGCTATGGATCGATCGGCAACGACCAGCCTATCGACCCGACCAACAAGTATTACCTGAAGGGCCTGCCGCAACGCCCGTTCGATCCGGAAAAGGCGAAGTTCTACTTCCAGAAGGCGAAGCTCGGCAGCGCGCCCGTGCAGCTCTACGCGTCGCCGGCAGCCGAAGGTTCCGTCGAAATGGCCATGCTGTTGCAACAGGTCGCGCCGCAAGCGGGGCTGAACCTGCAGGTGGTGCGCGTGCCTTCCGACGGCTACTGGTCGAACCATTGGATGAAGCATCCGCTCGGCTACGGCAACATCAACGCGCGCCCGAGCGCCGACGTGCTGTTCACGCAGTTCTTCAAGTCGGATGCGCCGTGGAACGAAGCGAACTGGAAGAACCCGAAGTTCGACCAGATGCTGATCGCCGCGCGCGGCGAGCCGGACGATACGAAGCGCAAGCAGATCTACGGCGACATGCAGCAACTCGTGCACGACGACGGCGGCATCGGCATTCCGATGTTCCAGAGCTCGCTCGACGCGCACTCGTCGAAGCTCAAAGGTCTTGGCTCGATTCCGCTCGCGGGCCTGATGGGCTTCATGTTTGCGGAAAACGTCTGGCTCGAAGCGTGA
- a CDS encoding ABC transporter permease has protein sequence MKAHAQRLIAARLGLALLTLLLVSAIVFAITGLLPGDAAQQALGQAATPEQVAALRHQFGLDQPALQRYLQWLMHVVSGNFGTSLSNNLPVSELISTRLPNSLVLAGLTTLVSVPVALFIGILSAMYRGSLLDRALNVLTLSTVAVPEFLIATIAVLIFAVKLRWLPALSYLSEVTSLGALLRIYAMPVMTLCCVIVAQMARMTRAAVLDQLNASYVEMALLKGASPMRIVLRHVLPNTIGPIANAVALSLSYLFGGVVIVETIFNYPGLASLMVDAVTNRDMPLVQGCVMVFCAAYLALVLIADLCQIISNPRLRQR, from the coding sequence ATGAAAGCCCACGCGCAACGACTCATCGCCGCGCGCCTCGGTCTCGCGCTGCTCACGCTGCTGCTGGTGTCGGCGATCGTGTTCGCGATCACGGGCCTGCTGCCGGGCGACGCGGCGCAGCAGGCGCTCGGCCAGGCAGCGACGCCCGAACAGGTCGCGGCCTTGCGCCATCAGTTCGGCCTCGATCAGCCCGCGCTGCAGCGTTACTTGCAATGGCTCATGCATGTCGTGAGCGGCAATTTCGGCACGTCGCTGTCGAACAACCTGCCCGTCAGCGAACTGATCTCGACGCGCCTGCCCAACTCGCTGGTGCTGGCGGGGCTGACAACCCTGGTATCGGTGCCCGTCGCGCTTTTCATCGGCATTCTGTCGGCGATGTATCGCGGCTCGCTGCTCGACCGCGCGCTCAACGTGCTGACACTGTCGACGGTGGCTGTGCCCGAGTTCCTGATCGCGACCATCGCCGTCCTGATTTTCGCGGTGAAGCTGCGCTGGCTGCCGGCGCTGTCGTATCTGTCGGAGGTCACGTCGCTCGGCGCGCTGCTGCGTATCTATGCAATGCCCGTGATGACGCTGTGCTGCGTGATCGTCGCGCAGATGGCGCGCATGACGCGCGCTGCCGTGCTCGATCAACTGAACGCGTCATATGTCGAAATGGCGTTGCTCAAGGGCGCATCGCCGATGCGGATCGTGTTGCGCCACGTGTTGCCCAACACGATCGGCCCGATCGCCAATGCGGTTGCGTTGAGCCTGTCGTATCTGTTCGGCGGCGTGGTGATCGTCGAGACGATCTTCAACTATCCGGGTCTTGCGAGCCTGATGGTCGACGCCGTGACGAATCGCGACATGCCGCTCGTGCAGGGCTGCGTGATG